A stretch of DNA from Alistipes sp. ZOR0009:
GCGGCTAGCCGCAGGAAGCTAGCGGCTGGCCGCAAGGAGTTTGCGGCTAGCCGCAGAAAGCTAGCGGTTAGCCGCAAGGAGTTCACGGCTAGCCGCAGAAAGCTTGCGGCTAGCCGCAAGATGTATTAAGCCAGCCTGTAGCTGTATCTTTTAGCCCTGTAGGTCGCTGCTGCTGGCGGTGTACTACGCTAGTAGCCAGTGCTATCCTTGCCCGCCTTTGCTACGGCATTCGCTTGCGGCCTGCAAGACGATATGGCATGCCGCAGTAGTATACAATTCACTGCTACGCTCATATATAGTCCTCTGTAAATTGCGGAAGGGAAGCAGCATGGGCTTAAATGCTAACGATTTAAATGTTTTGTTGCTGCCGTAATAGGCTAGCTGGGTAGCATCAGAGAAGTTTTGGTGCTGCAGTTTCTACCATAAAGGGTAAATTTGTTGCCATGAAAACTATGCTACTTGTATTAGCCTCGCTGCTGGTGCTTCCCTCTTTTGGGCAGGAAAACCGTTCGGAGGCAGGCGGTCCGCCCACGCTTTCGGAGCTGGTGGGCTTTTGGAAAAAGGTGGAGATCCCCAACGAGCAAACGCTAAACAGGGAGAATCCCTGGCCTCAGAGGTACCAGTGGTTTGCCTTTTACGCTAACGGAAAGGTTTACTCCATGATGGCCAACGAGGATTCGCCTTTTACCGCAAAGGAGCTGAAGGAGATTTTTGATACGTTGCCCGCCGATAAAACGCCCTCCTACCAGCTAAACGGACAGTTTGTTACCATTGATAGCAAGGAGATTGAGGGTTACCGCGAGCTTTGGGGCGTAAACCTATTTGCTAAGGACGTTAACGACTTCCTAAAGAAGGGGTACCTAATTATGACGCTCGACGATGGTAGGGGCGAGATAATGTACTACCGGCTGCTAAAAAGGGTGGAGTAGTGGCTGGCTTTAGCTCTACATCTTTTACGCTTTAGCGCGCAGCGTTGCCGATAGGTGGTATATCCCTGCATCAACAAAAAGGGGTGCCACGTCGGGCACCCCAAAGAGCTATTACGGAAGGGCGGAGGCTAGCTAACCTTTTCGGCTTTTAGCTTCTGCTCTTCGTTGCAGCAGGTGCTACCCATTTCTGGTTCCTCTGCAGTAGTTTCAATTCTCATTTTGTAGAACGATCTCCATACAAAGTATAGTGCTCCGATAAGGAGTACGATACCCACGTAGGGAGCGTAAGGTCTAAAGTCGGGGGTAATGGCAATTTCCATTGCAAGTAGCCCAAACAGCGTGGTAAACTTAATAATTGGGTTGATGGCAACCGAAGAGGTATCCTTAAATGGATCGCCTACGGTATCGCCCACAACAGTTGCGGCGTGCAGGTCGGTACCCTTCTGCTTTAGGTCTACCTCTACCACCTTCTTGGCGTTATCCCAGCTTCCACCGGCGTTGGCCATAAATACGGCTTGGAATAGGCCGAATACGGCTGTACCAATAAGGTAGCTAACAAAGAAGGAGGTGGCGGCAAAGGCAATCTTAGGCTCGGCACCTACAATCTCGCGTCCTGAGATAAAGGCAAAGGCAAGGGCAAATAGGAAGATGGCCGAGAAGATGTTCCACATGCCGCTTTGTGCGTACTGGGTACAAATCTTAACCACCTCTTTCGACTTCTCAACAGAGGCTTTTTTCTCTGCGTTGGGGTCGAGGTTGATGTTACGCTTGATATACTCTACGGCACGGTAGGCACCGGTGGTAACTGCTTGGGTCGATGCGCCGGTAAACCAGTAGATGATTGCTCCACCAGCCATAAATCCGAGGATGGTCCAAGGGTTAAGGATGTTAAGAATAGCCTCTGGCTCTACGCCAAGCACGTTCTTAATTACAAGGATAAGCGAGAAGATCATGGTGGTGGCACCTACAACGGCCGTACCAATAAGCACTGGCTTAGCGGTTGCCTTAAAGGTGTTTCCGGCACCGTCGTTGGCTTCGAGGTAGTACTTAGCCTTCTCAAAGTCTGGCTTAAAGCCGAAGTCTCTTTCAATCTCCTTATCAACATCCTTAATATCTTCGATAAGCGAAAGCTCGTATACCGATTGTGCGTTGTCGGTTACTGGTCCGTAGCTGTCAACCGCAATGGTAACAGGTCCCATGCCAAGCAAGCCAAAGGCCACCAAGCCAAAGGCAAAGATGGATGAGTAGATCATTATGCTATCTAGTCCAAACGAGCTGGTGTAGAAGGCAATAAACATAAGAGCAATGAATACCATTCCTTTCCAGAATGCCGAGAAGTTACCGGCCACAAAGCCCGAAAGGATGGTAAGCGATGCGCCACCTTCGCGGCCTGCCTGTACCACCTCTTGTACGTGAGCCGACTTGGGGCTGGTAAAGATCTTGGTAAACTCGGGGATGATGGCACCACCAAGGGTTCCGCAGCTGATGATGATGGATAGCAGGATCCATAGGTTATCACCGTACTTAGCAACCACCGATGATGGTCCGATAAGCAGGTAGCTGGCACCAAAGGTGGCTACAATAGATAGGATGGAGGTAATCCACACAAGGTTGGTAAGCGGTTTCTCGAAGTCGATATCGTCGCTCTTGCTGTATAGCGCCTTACTTACCAGGTTGTTAATACCGAAAGCGGTCACCGAGGTAATAATCATAAGGATACGCATTGCAAAGATCCAGGTAAGGAAGGTTGCCTGTAGGGTAACTCTGGCTGCCTCGTCGATGCCGGGTACCATACCAACGGCCAAAACGATGAACGAGATAAGCGCAACGCCGGTAACTCCGTAGGTCTCAAATCCGTCGGCAGTAGGGCCAACGCTGTCGCCTGCGTTATCACCAGTACAGTCGGCAATAACACCAGGGTTGCGAGGGTCGTCTTCGCCAATTTTGAATACTACCTTCATAAGGTCCGAACCGATGTCGGCAATCTTGGTGAAGATACCTCCTGCGATACGAAGGGCCGAAGCTCCTAGCGACTCACCAATGGCGAATCCAATGAAGCAGGCACCAGCCAGCTCGCGAGGCATAAGCGTCAAAATGATAAGCATCATAATGAGCTCGATACAGATAAGCACCACGCCAATGCTCATACCAGCATTTAGCGGGATGTTAAGCAGCTTAAGCGGGTTGCGCTCTAGCGAAGCAAACGCCATGCGGCTGTTGGCCAAGGTATTCATTCTAATACCAAACCAGGCAACGCCGTAAGAACCTAAAATTCCTATAATGGTCCAAGCCAATATTAGCGCAACATCTGCTACACCTTTACTTTGTAGGTATCCAAAGTAGAATGTAACGCATGATGCGATAATCAAAAATAACCAAAAAAGAAACTTACCCTGCTGAATGAGGTAGGTCTTACACGTTTCGAATATAACATTCGACACATCGAGCATGGATTGGTGAGCTTTCGCCTTTTTTACGCGGATAAACTGGTATAGGCCAAATACCAATCCAAGAATACATACAACAACTCCCCACATTAAGATTGTGTTCTGACTCTGAGATAGGTCGGGAATTTTTAGGTCGGCCTCACTTGCAAATGATGCAAATGGGAATAGCAAAGTTGCTAGCGAAATAACATGTTTTTTTTTCATAGTTGCAGGTGCAAGATTAACTTCTACGCAAGATCAAAAATAGGTTTCACATTATTTTTATCATAGAAAACAGCCTCTTTTTTTTAGTTTTATTTGATGTTTAACAACCTATTTTTGGTTAATGTTTGCTATTCTATTTTTTGTAATTATGCCGTCTTTCCCGTTTGGTTTTGGGCGTAGATGATCGCCATCGCTTTTTTTCAAAATCTGTTTTATAATATCGCTTAACTCTATACTTTACCCTAACTTTGTAGCAATCGTATCTACAAGGAATTTCTGATGAGTATACTGTTTCTTATTTTGGCGGCATTCGTGCCGACCATCAACTTTTTTTTACCGCGGAGTAGGCATTTCTACCTCACCATACTTGCCCAGCTGCTGGTGGCCCTCTATTCGGTAACGGCGCTGGTGGGCTCGTGGACGGGCGAAGGCGAGCTGCTGCTCTTCTTTGGCGAACCATCGACTTGGGCGCTAAGTGCCGATTCCCTTTCGGCCCTGTTTGTGGTGCTTATCAACTTGGTATGCGTGCTAACCTCCATTTACTCGCGCGGCTATTTGTCGCCATACCTTACAACCAAAACGCGTAGCGAGCTGGCCATACATGGTGTGGCGCTGGTTTGGCTTCAGGTTTCCATGATTTTTGTGGTGCTATTCCGTAGCGGCTTCGACTTTTTGGCGGCATGGGAGGTAATGACCTTAGCTTCGTTTGTGCTGGTAATGTTCGAGGCCGAAAAGCGGGAGACATTCTGGGTGGGGCTATCGTACCTTATACAGATGCATGTTGGCTTTTTCTTTATCCTTGCTGGCTTTGTGATTGCCTACAACGAAACGGGCATTTTCGGCTTTGCCGCATTAACGCCCTACTTTGCCAAGGCGTCTAACATTCCGCTGTTTCTTGTTTTTTTGGTGGGCTTCGGTTTAAAGGCGGGCTTTGTACCGCTTCATACCTGGCTTCCCAACGCTCACCCTGCGGCACCATCGCACGTGTCGGGTGCCATGTCGGGTATCATGATTAAGATGGGTATTTACGGGCTGGTTAGGGTGCTCTTCTCCCTCCAGCAGCAGTATTTAGAGATTGGCCTAATCCTGCTAACCATTTCATTGCTTACAGGATTGTGGGGTGTTGTTAGCGCCATACTACAAAAGGATATAAAGAAGGTGCTTGCCTACAGCAGCATCGAAAACATTGGAATTATTGGCATGGGGCTGGGGCTTGGTTTTGTGGGGTTATACCTTCAGAGTAAGTCGATGGCGCTGCTTGCCTTTACGGGGGCGGTGCTGCACATCGTGAACCACTCGCTGTTTAAGCCGCTGCTGTTTATGGGGGCTGGCTCGGTGTACAAGGCCACGCATACCCGCAACGCCGACGATCTAGGTGGGCTAATAAAGCGGATGCCGCACACGGCGCTACTTTTCATTGCTGGCTCTATGGCCATCTGTGCGCTGCCTCCCTTCAACGGGTTTATCTCCGAATTCCTTATATATATAGGTATGTTCGACGGCCTGCTTGGGCAGTCGCTTCGCGAGATTGTGGTGCTAATCACCAGCACGCTGGTTTTGGCGCTAATTGGCGGTCTGGCCATTTTTGCCTTCACCAAAACTATTGGGGTGGCCTTTCTTGGTGCGCCTCGTAAGCCTAACGATCATGTCAAGGAGGTAGATGGCTGGATGCTGGTACCTCAGTACGTGATGGTGGCCTTGATG
This window harbors:
- a CDS encoding sodium-translocating pyrophosphatase, encoding MKKKHVISLATLLFPFASFASEADLKIPDLSQSQNTILMWGVVVCILGLVFGLYQFIRVKKAKAHQSMLDVSNVIFETCKTYLIQQGKFLFWLFLIIASCVTFYFGYLQSKGVADVALILAWTIIGILGSYGVAWFGIRMNTLANSRMAFASLERNPLKLLNIPLNAGMSIGVVLICIELIMMLIILTLMPRELAGACFIGFAIGESLGASALRIAGGIFTKIADIGSDLMKVVFKIGEDDPRNPGVIADCTGDNAGDSVGPTADGFETYGVTGVALISFIVLAVGMVPGIDEAARVTLQATFLTWIFAMRILMIITSVTAFGINNLVSKALYSKSDDIDFEKPLTNLVWITSILSIVATFGASYLLIGPSSVVAKYGDNLWILLSIIISCGTLGGAIIPEFTKIFTSPKSAHVQEVVQAGREGGASLTILSGFVAGNFSAFWKGMVFIALMFIAFYTSSFGLDSIMIYSSIFAFGLVAFGLLGMGPVTIAVDSYGPVTDNAQSVYELSLIEDIKDVDKEIERDFGFKPDFEKAKYYLEANDGAGNTFKATAKPVLIGTAVVGATTMIFSLILVIKNVLGVEPEAILNILNPWTILGFMAGGAIIYWFTGASTQAVTTGAYRAVEYIKRNINLDPNAEKKASVEKSKEVVKICTQYAQSGMWNIFSAIFLFALAFAFISGREIVGAEPKIAFAATSFFVSYLIGTAVFGLFQAVFMANAGGSWDNAKKVVEVDLKQKGTDLHAATVVGDTVGDPFKDTSSVAINPIIKFTTLFGLLAMEIAITPDFRPYAPYVGIVLLIGALYFVWRSFYKMRIETTAEEPEMGSTCCNEEQKLKAEKVS
- a CDS encoding proton-conducting transporter membrane subunit — encoded protein: MSILFLILAAFVPTINFFLPRSRHFYLTILAQLLVALYSVTALVGSWTGEGELLLFFGEPSTWALSADSLSALFVVLINLVCVLTSIYSRGYLSPYLTTKTRSELAIHGVALVWLQVSMIFVVLFRSGFDFLAAWEVMTLASFVLVMFEAEKRETFWVGLSYLIQMHVGFFFILAGFVIAYNETGIFGFAALTPYFAKASNIPLFLVFLVGFGLKAGFVPLHTWLPNAHPAAPSHVSGAMSGIMIKMGIYGLVRVLFSLQQQYLEIGLILLTISLLTGLWGVVSAILQKDIKKVLAYSSIENIGIIGMGLGLGFVGLYLQSKSMALLAFTGAVLHIVNHSLFKPLLFMGAGSVYKATHTRNADDLGGLIKRMPHTALLFIAGSMAICALPPFNGFISEFLIYIGMFDGLLGQSLREIVVLITSTLVLALIGGLAIFAFTKTIGVAFLGAPRKPNDHVKEVDGWMLVPQYVMVALMLFIGIFPSVVVKLIISVVAMFPLVDASVYAIVPMLTSTSTISILALAFGGFIVVILFIRSKVQQDVVIAQGPTWGCGYTAVDAKQQYTSTSHADSMMAISKPLVKVTKDFDPLDKMEFFPHDGSFKTGSNDVFEDLVTARPTNRLTKLLKQAAILQTGLIQHYVLYAMLFIFGILVLTYFNLI